From one Thalassospira lucentensis genomic stretch:
- a CDS encoding TIGR02391 family protein, producing MATRIDPFSSQHLEAACRVLADTERGLSGTQIERLLQEIEVADTSPGITKWKRLFNALAGAQNRHQIGNHLIMFINRAMNPVNYARDPVTFTWRRDELNVVLAFSGFYMREDGKVGHADKATTLDAARARAGQLKAALESRVVHAEVLSYCRAELLDENYFHAVFEATKGVAERIRLLSGLNSDGADLVNKAFAGQQPVLALGPLATESEKSEQKGFANLLIGLFGAVRNPLAHAPKTNWPMSEQDALDILTLVSLIHRKLDGTTKFAAASQ from the coding sequence TTGGCGACGCGAATTGATCCTTTCAGCTCACAGCATCTTGAAGCCGCTTGCCGTGTGCTTGCAGATACCGAACGGGGCCTGAGTGGAACGCAGATCGAGCGCTTGTTGCAAGAAATCGAGGTTGCCGACACGTCGCCCGGCATTACCAAATGGAAGCGGTTGTTCAATGCGCTGGCTGGCGCGCAAAACCGGCACCAGATCGGGAACCATCTCATCATGTTCATCAATCGCGCTATGAACCCGGTGAACTACGCCCGCGACCCCGTGACATTCACTTGGCGGCGCGACGAACTCAATGTCGTCCTGGCCTTCTCCGGTTTCTACATGCGCGAAGACGGCAAGGTCGGGCATGCCGACAAGGCCACGACGCTCGATGCCGCGCGCGCCCGTGCAGGACAACTCAAGGCCGCACTGGAAAGCCGTGTCGTTCATGCGGAAGTGCTGAGCTACTGCCGCGCCGAGTTGCTGGACGAAAACTACTTCCATGCCGTGTTTGAGGCAACGAAAGGCGTTGCAGAACGGATTCGCCTGCTATCAGGCCTGAACAGCGATGGCGCGGATCTGGTGAACAAGGCATTCGCGGGCCAGCAGCCTGTTCTCGCTTTGGGACCACTCGCCACCGAGTCCGAAAAAAGCGAGCAGAAAGGCTTTGCCAACCTGCTGATCGGACTGTTTGGTGCTGTGCGCAATCCGCTGGCCCATGCACCCAAGACGAATTGGCCCATGTCCGAACAGGACGCGCTGGACATCTTGACGCTGGTATCGCTGATTCACCGCAAGCTGGATGGCACCACGAAGTTCGCTGCCGCATCGCAATAG
- a CDS encoding helix-turn-helix domain-containing protein, whose translation MSKIIESLRGDLAALHEAGAISKVTMREFDAICPPPVREFGAADIKRLREALKFSQPVFALHLHTSASTVRKWEQGETHPTGPALKLLNVIADKGLQAII comes from the coding sequence GTGAGCAAGATCATTGAATCGCTGCGCGGCGACCTGGCGGCGCTCCACGAAGCCGGAGCGATCAGCAAGGTGACGATGCGCGAGTTCGACGCGATTTGCCCGCCGCCAGTGCGGGAGTTTGGCGCTGCTGACATCAAGCGCCTGCGTGAAGCCTTGAAGTTCAGCCAGCCGGTGTTTGCGCTGCACCTGCATACCTCGGCCTCGACTGTGCGCAAGTGGGAGCAAGGCGAAACCCATCCCACCGGCCCGGCACTCAAGCTGCTAAACGTCATCGCCGACAAGGGCTTGCAGGCCATCATCTGA
- a CDS encoding type II toxin-antitoxin system RelE/ParE family toxin, with protein MTPILKRKDFARWQSGEKLPDAALCKAVQEMESGLIDADLGGFLYKKRVARPGAGKSGSYRTLLSAKIGSRYVFLHGFPKSDKANITQDEKKALQFAGKVFLELPAEALSKALQSGVLLEVHCEQDH; from the coding sequence ATGACGCCCATCCTCAAGCGCAAGGACTTTGCTCGGTGGCAGTCGGGCGAGAAGCTGCCCGATGCTGCCTTGTGCAAGGCAGTTCAGGAGATGGAAAGCGGTCTGATCGACGCGGACTTGGGAGGCTTCCTCTACAAGAAGCGGGTGGCCCGCCCTGGCGCAGGCAAGAGCGGCAGCTATCGCACGTTGCTGTCGGCCAAGATTGGCAGCCGCTATGTGTTCCTGCATGGGTTCCCTAAGAGCGACAAGGCGAACATCACGCAGGACGAGAAGAAGGCGCTGCAATTCGCCGGCAAGGTGTTCTTGGAACTGCCTGCCGAAGCCTTGTCGAAGGCGTTGCAGTCGGGTGTTTTACTGGAGGTGCATTGTGAGCAAGATCATTGA
- a CDS encoding tyrosine-type recombinase/integrase → MAKIKLTKSAVDAAQAQAQPIELRDTLVPGFLCKITPAGRKVFMLQYRTNAGERRKPALGLYGELTVEQARSLAQEWLAQVRRGGDPAAEKAAARQAPTVKELCIKFMEDYSSQRNKPSTQEGYQSVIDRNIIPMLGRLKVQDLKRPDVASMMKKMAHKPADANRTFSVMRKMFNLAEVWGYRPDGTNPCRHVPMYPNGKATHLISDEEMGKLFRYLGQLEVEGLEHAVIPLAIRLQFEFAARLSEIVSLQWDWIDLENRRVVWPDSKTGGMSKPMSEEAYRLLSTAARNATTPHVLPSPRHPDRHLTDGEYYNGWSRTLKAAGVTHVGTHGIRHRSATDIANSGIPVKVGMALTAHKTVAMFMRYVHTEDKPVREAADLVANRRKTITGVSRAAEATA, encoded by the coding sequence ATGGCGAAAATCAAACTCACCAAGTCCGCAGTCGATGCGGCACAAGCCCAAGCTCAGCCCATCGAACTGCGCGATACCCTGGTTCCTGGCTTCTTGTGCAAGATCACCCCGGCAGGCCGCAAGGTGTTCATGCTCCAGTACCGGACAAACGCCGGAGAGCGGCGCAAACCTGCCTTGGGACTGTATGGAGAGCTGACCGTCGAACAAGCCCGGTCGCTAGCCCAGGAGTGGCTGGCGCAAGTGCGCCGGGGTGGAGATCCTGCCGCAGAGAAGGCTGCAGCGCGTCAGGCACCCACCGTCAAGGAACTGTGTATCAAGTTCATGGAGGACTACTCCAGCCAGCGCAACAAGCCGAGCACGCAGGAAGGCTACCAGAGCGTCATTGATCGCAACATCATTCCGATGCTTGGCCGCTTGAAGGTGCAGGATCTGAAGCGGCCCGATGTCGCTTCAATGATGAAGAAGATGGCGCACAAGCCCGCCGATGCGAACCGCACGTTCAGCGTGATGCGCAAGATGTTCAACTTGGCCGAGGTATGGGGCTATCGCCCTGACGGCACCAACCCATGCCGTCATGTACCGATGTACCCCAACGGCAAGGCGACTCACCTGATCAGCGACGAGGAAATGGGCAAGTTGTTTCGCTACCTTGGCCAGTTGGAGGTGGAAGGCCTGGAGCATGCTGTGATCCCGTTGGCCATCCGCCTGCAATTCGAGTTTGCCGCTCGCCTTTCTGAGATCGTCTCACTCCAATGGGATTGGATTGATCTGGAAAACCGGCGGGTGGTGTGGCCTGACAGCAAGACAGGCGGTATGTCCAAGCCCATGAGCGAAGAAGCCTATCGGCTTCTTTCGACGGCGGCTCGCAATGCTACGACGCCCCATGTATTACCGTCTCCGCGTCACCCTGATCGGCATCTGACCGACGGCGAGTATTACAACGGTTGGAGCCGCACTCTCAAAGCTGCAGGCGTGACGCATGTGGGCACGCACGGCATCCGTCACCGTTCAGCGACGGACATTGCCAATTCCGGCATCCCGGTGAAGGTCGGCATGGCGCTGACGGCGCACAAGACCGTGGCGATGTTCATGCGCTACGTCCACACAGAGGACAAACCGGTGCGCGAAGCGGCTGATTTGGTGGCAAATCGGCGCAAGACGATCACAGGCGTATCCCGCGCTGCGGAGGCGACGGCGTGA
- the clpP gene encoding ATP-dependent Clp endopeptidase proteolytic subunit ClpP, translating into MIEAQMNSLVPMVVEQTSRGERAYDIFSRLLKERIVFINGQVHDGMSSLICAQLLHLESENPDKDISLYINSPGGVVTSGLAIYDTMQYIRCDVSTVCMGQAASMGSLLLMAGAKGKRYCLPNARVMIHQPSGGFQGQASDIEIHAREILALRQRLNEIYVEHTGRDLKTIEDAMERDNFLTPDQAKEFGLIDEVVTSRPKPDSDAKKD; encoded by the coding sequence ATGATTGAAGCACAGATGAACTCGCTCGTGCCGATGGTGGTTGAACAGACCAGCCGTGGTGAACGGGCCTATGACATCTTTTCCCGTCTTCTCAAGGAGCGGATCGTCTTCATCAACGGCCAGGTACATGACGGCATGTCGTCACTGATCTGCGCGCAGTTGCTGCATCTCGAATCGGAAAACCCGGACAAGGATATCTCGCTTTACATCAACTCCCCGGGCGGGGTTGTGACGTCGGGTCTGGCGATCTATGACACCATGCAATACATCCGTTGCGATGTTTCCACGGTGTGCATGGGGCAGGCGGCTTCCATGGGATCGCTGTTGCTGATGGCCGGTGCAAAGGGCAAGCGTTACTGCCTGCCGAATGCGCGCGTCATGATTCACCAGCCGTCCGGCGGGTTCCAGGGGCAGGCATCGGATATCGAAATCCATGCTCGCGAAATTCTGGCGTTGCGTCAGCGTCTTAACGAGATCTATGTCGAGCATACCGGCCGTGATCTCAAGACGATTGAAGACGCGATGGAGCGAGATAACTTCCTTACCCCGGATCAGGCCAAGGAATTCGGCCTGATTGACGAGGTGGTTACGTCACGTCCGAAACCGGATTCTGATGCGAAAAAAGATTGA
- the tig gene encoding trigger factor: MQVTETKNEGLAREFKVVVPAAQIEEKVVAKLDEIKDQVRLPGFRPGKVPAKLLRQRYGQAVMGEVLESAVNENTGKVLNDNDLRPAVQPKIEVTSFDEGKDLEFAIAVEVIPAIEPMDFKKLKLTREVVELDDAKVNETLDRIAAAQGTTEPLARKRKSKAGDVVVIDFLGKIGGEAFEGGKAEDYELELGSGSFIEGFEDQLTGVNAGDEVVVKVKFPEAYGAAELAGKDAEFDVTVKEIKEKKPAALDDELAKKLGQESFDALKDAIRKDYGREYESVARQKLKRQLLDALAENHSFELPTSLVENELEGIIGQIKQAREAGQEDDETKGKSEEELTAEFREIAERRVLLGLLLAEVGRKNEIQVTQEDVNKVLVAEAQKYPGQEQQVIEFYKNNPQALQALQGPVYEDKVVDFIVELAKVEDKTVSVEDLLKPEEEDEAPKKKSAAKKAPAKKAADKEAPAKKAAAKKPAAKKKADKSEEK; this comes from the coding sequence ATGCAGGTTACTGAAACCAAAAACGAAGGCCTGGCGCGCGAGTTCAAAGTCGTTGTGCCCGCCGCTCAGATCGAAGAAAAAGTCGTCGCCAAACTCGACGAGATCAAAGACCAGGTTCGCCTTCCGGGCTTCCGTCCGGGCAAAGTACCGGCGAAACTGCTGCGCCAGCGCTATGGCCAGGCCGTCATGGGTGAAGTTCTCGAATCCGCTGTAAACGAAAACACCGGCAAGGTTCTTAACGATAATGACCTGCGCCCGGCCGTTCAGCCGAAAATCGAAGTGACCTCGTTTGACGAAGGCAAGGATCTTGAGTTCGCCATTGCTGTCGAAGTCATCCCGGCCATCGAGCCGATGGACTTCAAAAAGCTGAAGCTGACCCGCGAAGTCGTTGAACTTGACGATGCGAAAGTCAACGAAACGCTTGATCGTATTGCAGCAGCGCAGGGCACCACCGAGCCGCTCGCACGCAAGCGCAAATCGAAAGCCGGTGACGTTGTCGTCATCGACTTCCTTGGCAAAATCGGTGGCGAAGCTTTCGAAGGCGGTAAAGCCGAAGATTACGAACTCGAACTTGGTTCGGGCTCGTTCATCGAAGGTTTCGAAGACCAGCTGACCGGTGTCAATGCTGGTGACGAAGTTGTCGTCAAGGTGAAATTCCCGGAAGCCTATGGTGCGGCTGAACTTGCAGGCAAAGATGCCGAGTTCGACGTAACCGTCAAGGAAATCAAGGAAAAGAAACCGGCTGCTCTTGATGATGAACTCGCCAAGAAACTCGGCCAGGAAAGCTTTGACGCGCTTAAAGACGCAATCCGTAAGGATTACGGCCGCGAGTACGAATCGGTTGCCCGTCAGAAACTGAAACGCCAGTTGCTTGACGCGCTTGCTGAAAACCACAGCTTCGAACTGCCGACCAGCCTGGTCGAGAACGAGCTGGAAGGCATCATCGGCCAGATCAAACAGGCGCGTGAAGCCGGTCAGGAAGATGACGAAACCAAAGGCAAGTCCGAAGAAGAACTGACCGCCGAGTTCCGCGAAATCGCAGAACGCCGCGTTCTTCTTGGTCTTCTGCTGGCAGAAGTTGGCCGTAAAAACGAAATCCAGGTTACCCAGGAAGACGTAAACAAGGTCCTCGTTGCCGAAGCCCAGAAATATCCGGGTCAGGAACAGCAGGTTATTGAATTCTATAAAAATAACCCGCAGGCCTTGCAGGCGCTTCAGGGCCCTGTATATGAAGACAAGGTCGTGGATTTCATCGTCGAACTCGCCAAGGTAGAAGACAAGACCGTTTCGGTCGAAGACCTTCTGAAACCGGAAGAGGAAGACGAAGCTCCGAAGAAGAAATCGGCTGCCAAGAAGGCACCGGCTAAAAAAGCTGCAGACAAAGAGGCTCCGGCCAAGAAAGCTGCTGCCAAGAAGCCGGCCGCCAAGAAAAAGGCCGATAAATCGGAAGAGAAGTAA
- a CDS encoding malonyl-CoA decarboxylase — translation MSQTFLDRTLDNLRSAWRELRDSTVARGLGFDENENRKERWRNQIEACLARRGGAVSARARAATLGHDFLRLDEAGKKEFLHLLITEFDVDRDRVADVVSDWTAADDVAERALLEAELRTALVPPFRSLLKEFNSLPQGVKFLVDLRADLLRWRREAPGLGILERDLKTLLAGWFDIGFLELSRITWNSPAALLEKLIAYEAVHAIKSWDDLKGRLASDRRCFAFFHPGMPDEPLIFVEVALVNGIAGSVDDLINRDEDAADPRHADTAIFYSISNAQAGLAGISFGDFLIKRVVAELQRDLPNLKQFSTLSPIPGFRSWVQKQVDARHRGEVTGLPAIAGPSVTAKSNRGLPVHIEAAITDCEDLFEPQPSAERPEQVSPETREALEQLCCWYLLNARRPDSGTAFDPVAHFHLTNGARVERLNWLGNGNEAGWQQSFGMMVNYLYDLADIEKNHESYIGQGRIAASGAVKRLAR, via the coding sequence ATGTCGCAGACCTTTCTGGATCGAACGCTTGATAACCTGCGTTCTGCATGGCGCGAATTGCGCGACAGCACGGTCGCACGCGGGCTTGGCTTTGACGAAAACGAGAACCGCAAGGAAAGATGGCGCAACCAGATAGAAGCCTGTCTGGCACGGCGCGGTGGCGCGGTTTCGGCACGTGCGCGGGCGGCGACTTTGGGGCATGACTTTTTGCGCCTTGATGAAGCCGGAAAAAAGGAATTCCTGCACCTTCTGATCACCGAATTTGATGTCGATCGGGATCGGGTTGCCGATGTTGTTTCCGATTGGACGGCGGCGGACGATGTTGCCGAACGTGCCTTGCTGGAAGCAGAATTGCGTACAGCATTGGTACCGCCATTCCGGTCATTACTGAAAGAATTCAATTCATTACCGCAAGGTGTTAAATTTCTGGTCGATCTTCGCGCGGATCTTTTGCGATGGCGCCGCGAAGCGCCGGGGCTTGGCATTCTGGAACGCGATCTGAAAACATTGCTGGCGGGATGGTTTGACATCGGATTCCTTGAGCTGTCGCGAATCACCTGGAATTCGCCAGCCGCACTGCTTGAAAAACTGATTGCTTATGAAGCGGTTCACGCGATCAAAAGCTGGGATGACCTGAAGGGGCGTCTGGCATCGGATCGTCGTTGCTTTGCGTTTTTCCATCCCGGTATGCCAGATGAACCGCTGATTTTTGTCGAGGTTGCATTGGTCAACGGGATTGCAGGCAGTGTCGACGATCTGATCAACCGGGACGAAGATGCGGCCGATCCCCGGCACGCCGATACGGCAATATTTTATTCGATCTCGAACGCGCAGGCTGGTCTGGCCGGTATCAGTTTTGGCGATTTCCTGATCAAGCGGGTGGTCGCAGAATTGCAGCGTGACCTGCCGAACCTTAAACAGTTCAGTACCCTGTCTCCGATTCCGGGATTCCGGTCCTGGGTGCAAAAACAGGTCGACGCACGCCATCGTGGCGAAGTGACCGGTTTGCCCGCAATTGCGGGCCCCAGTGTAACAGCCAAGTCGAATAGAGGACTTCCTGTCCATATCGAAGCGGCAATTACCGACTGCGAAGATCTGTTTGAACCGCAACCATCTGCGGAGCGGCCTGAGCAGGTAAGCCCGGAAACGCGCGAGGCACTGGAGCAGTTGTGTTGCTGGTATCTTCTGAATGCCCGGCGTCCTGATAGCGGGACGGCCTTTGATCCTGTTGCGCATTTTCATCTGACCAACGGCGCTCGGGTTGAGAGGCTGAACTGGCTTGGCAATGGAAACGAAGCCGGTTGGCAGCAGTCTTTTGGCATGATGGTCAACTATCTTTACGATCTTGCCGATATCGAAAAGAACCATGAAAGCTATATCGGGCAGGGTAGAATAGCCGCATCGGGGGCTGTAAAGCGCCTTGCGCGATAG
- a CDS encoding NAD(P)H-hydrate dehydratase, which produces MFEILTTEQMYEADRKTIDAGTAGDVLMENAGAAVVAEIVSRWTPRSVTVLCGPGNNGGDGFVVARLLRHAGWSVRLGLLCEAEKLTGDAALNAGRWDGAVERLSPALLVGADLIVDCLFGAGLARSIEGELAELVWAVNACGVPVIAVDVPSGVDGNGGEVRGVSIKADVTVTFCRPKPGHYLLPGRVLCGQVIVRDIGITDQTIRDIRPSLMRNEPGIWRAGIHWPGVDGHKYHRGHLLVVGGASMTGAGRLVARAARRAGAGLLTVVADPSALPVYAADSPGIMTAPIASLDDLLKDCRHNALIIGPGFGVGDETCSRIIPLLHYCRCTVLDADALTSFAEQPSTLFFAIQGPTVLTPHEGEFARLFPDIEGDKLSRARAAAKRSGATVLIKGADTVIAAPDGRAAINAIDAPWLATAGSGDVLAGIIGGLMAQGMEMFDAACMGAWLHARAGADLGPGLIAEDIPEHLPVLLGELWHALPK; this is translated from the coding sequence ATGTTCGAAATCCTGACCACCGAACAGATGTATGAAGCCGACCGCAAAACCATCGACGCCGGAACGGCTGGCGATGTTCTGATGGAAAATGCCGGTGCGGCCGTTGTTGCAGAAATCGTATCGCGCTGGACGCCGCGTTCCGTAACGGTGCTATGTGGTCCGGGCAATAACGGTGGCGACGGATTTGTTGTTGCCCGTCTGCTGCGTCATGCCGGTTGGTCGGTGCGGTTAGGATTACTGTGTGAAGCTGAAAAGCTTACCGGCGATGCCGCATTGAATGCCGGGCGTTGGGACGGTGCGGTCGAGAGGCTTTCGCCCGCATTGCTGGTCGGGGCTGACCTGATTGTTGATTGCCTGTTTGGCGCCGGGCTCGCCCGATCAATCGAAGGTGAACTTGCCGAACTGGTTTGGGCCGTAAATGCCTGTGGCGTGCCGGTTATCGCCGTTGATGTGCCAAGTGGTGTTGATGGTAACGGCGGTGAAGTGCGCGGTGTATCGATCAAGGCGGATGTGACCGTGACATTCTGTCGTCCAAAACCGGGGCATTATTTATTGCCCGGTCGCGTTTTGTGCGGGCAGGTAATTGTGCGTGATATCGGTATAACCGATCAGACCATCCGCGATATACGCCCGTCTTTGATGCGGAACGAGCCCGGTATCTGGCGGGCGGGAATACATTGGCCAGGTGTTGACGGGCACAAATATCATCGTGGTCATCTGCTGGTGGTGGGGGGGGCATCCATGACCGGGGCAGGGCGACTGGTAGCACGTGCGGCGCGGCGCGCCGGGGCAGGGTTGCTTACGGTTGTTGCTGATCCTTCGGCGCTTCCGGTCTATGCGGCTGACAGCCCGGGCATCATGACGGCCCCGATTGCCAGTCTGGACGACCTTTTAAAGGATTGCCGCCACAATGCGCTGATCATCGGGCCGGGATTTGGTGTCGGCGATGAAACATGCAGTCGTATCATTCCGCTGCTGCATTATTGTCGGTGCACGGTTCTGGATGCCGATGCGCTGACAAGCTTTGCCGAACAACCAAGTACGTTGTTTTTCGCCATTCAGGGGCCCACGGTCCTGACGCCGCACGAAGGTGAATTTGCTCGTCTGTTTCCTGATATCGAAGGCGATAAGCTAAGTCGTGCGCGTGCCGCTGCCAAGCGAAGCGGGGCAACTGTCCTGATCAAAGGGGCGGATACGGTAATTGCCGCACCCGATGGCCGGGCAGCAATCAATGCGATTGATGCGCCGTGGCTGGCAACGGCCGGATCGGGTGATGTGCTTGCGGGGATTATTGGCGGACTGATGGCACAGGGCATGGAAATGTTTGATGCGGCCTGCATGGGGGCGTGGCTTCATGCCCGCGCCGGGGCCGATCTTGGCCCGGGGCTGATTGCCGAAGATATCCCGGAACATCTGCCGGTTTTGCTGGGCGAACTTTGGCACGCATTGCCCAAATGA